In Salana multivorans, a single genomic region encodes these proteins:
- a CDS encoding thioredoxin family protein yields MATVNLGEQTFMPAIEKNGTVIVDFWAEWCPPCKRFAPTFEAASEKHGDILFGKVDTEAEQNLAAQAGITNIPTLMAFRDGILVYREAGALPPPAFEKLIAEIEALDMDKVRADIAEREAAEATEA; encoded by the coding sequence ATGGCCACCGTCAACCTGGGTGAGCAGACCTTCATGCCGGCGATCGAGAAGAACGGCACCGTGATCGTCGACTTCTGGGCGGAGTGGTGCCCCCCGTGCAAGCGGTTCGCCCCCACCTTCGAGGCCGCCTCCGAGAAGCACGGCGACATCCTGTTCGGCAAGGTCGACACGGAGGCCGAGCAGAACCTCGCCGCCCAGGCCGGGATCACCAACATCCCGACGCTCATGGCGTTCCGCGACGGCATCCTCGTCTACCGCGAGGCCGGCGCGCTGCCGCCGCCGGCGTTCGAGAAGCTCATCGCGGAGATCGAGGCGCTCGACATGGACAAGGTCCGCGCCGACATCGCCGAGCGCGAGGCCGCTGAGGCCACCGAGGCCTGA
- a CDS encoding MFS transporter, translated as MLAPYRDVLSRPNAWKFSLAGVLARLPISMVGIGIVLLVSDQRLYGSYALAGQVSAVYVIAQAVAAPQIARLVDRYGQARIMRPAIALSMTALAALAVAGARLAPPVLLMVLAAVVGLTMGSIGSLVRTRWNAVVRTPKELHTAYSLESVFDEVVFVIGPVLATILATSFHPTVGIAVAITAAVVGGYLFLAQRASEPLPTGRAVDPEHRGSLLRSPALLVIIVVFVCMGTIFGATDVSTVAFAEEVHRKDLAGVILACFAFGSGIGGLLYGARHWRSPLWARFAIGNVALAAGVSLFFFSSSLLTLAGTMAVVGLVIAPTLVNGNALVQEIVPGPRLTEGLTWIGTALGVGVATGSAIAGPLIDAHGSHAGFLVSTGAGVLATLVTVTSMAALRRRRAARANVAAVLDAVEPSDGVEPVGPVGPSGSADVVGPTGPADAVEPADAVEPVLGAADLPDASPDAAPGDARP; from the coding sequence GTGCTCGCCCCCTACCGTGACGTCCTCTCGCGGCCGAACGCGTGGAAGTTCTCCCTCGCCGGCGTCCTCGCGCGCCTGCCGATCTCGATGGTCGGGATCGGCATCGTGCTGCTCGTCAGCGACCAGCGCCTCTACGGCTCCTACGCGCTCGCCGGGCAGGTCAGCGCGGTCTACGTCATCGCCCAGGCCGTCGCCGCCCCGCAGATCGCGCGGCTCGTCGACCGCTACGGCCAGGCCCGGATCATGCGTCCCGCCATCGCCCTCTCGATGACGGCGCTCGCCGCGCTCGCGGTCGCCGGCGCGCGTCTCGCGCCGCCCGTGCTGCTCATGGTGCTGGCCGCGGTCGTCGGCCTCACGATGGGCAGCATCGGCTCGCTCGTGCGGACGCGGTGGAACGCGGTCGTGCGCACGCCGAAGGAGCTGCACACGGCCTACAGCCTGGAGTCGGTGTTCGACGAGGTCGTGTTCGTCATCGGCCCGGTGCTCGCCACCATCCTCGCGACGTCCTTCCACCCGACGGTCGGGATCGCCGTGGCGATCACGGCGGCCGTCGTTGGCGGCTACCTCTTCCTCGCGCAGCGCGCCAGCGAGCCGCTGCCGACCGGGCGCGCCGTCGATCCCGAGCACCGGGGATCGCTGCTGCGCTCGCCCGCGCTGCTCGTCATCATCGTCGTGTTCGTCTGCATGGGGACGATCTTCGGCGCGACGGACGTCTCCACCGTCGCCTTCGCCGAGGAGGTCCACCGCAAGGACCTCGCCGGCGTCATCCTCGCGTGCTTCGCGTTCGGCTCCGGCATCGGCGGCCTGCTCTACGGCGCACGGCACTGGCGCAGCCCGCTGTGGGCGCGGTTCGCGATCGGGAACGTGGCGCTCGCGGCCGGCGTCTCGCTGTTCTTCTTCTCCTCCTCGCTGTTGACGCTCGCGGGGACGATGGCGGTGGTCGGCCTCGTCATCGCTCCGACCCTGGTCAACGGGAACGCGCTCGTCCAGGAGATCGTGCCCGGGCCGCGCCTCACCGAGGGGCTCACCTGGATCGGGACCGCCCTCGGCGTCGGCGTCGCGACGGGGTCGGCCATCGCCGGCCCGCTCATCGACGCCCACGGGTCGCACGCCGGCTTCCTCGTCTCGACGGGCGCCGGCGTCCTCGCGACGCTCGTGACGGTCACCTCGATGGCCGCCCTGCGTCGCCGTCGGGCGGCTCGGGCGAACGTCGCCGCCGTCCTCGATGCGGTCGAGCCGTCCGACGGGGTCGAGCCGGTTGGTCCGGTGGGGCCGAGCGGTTCAGCAGACGTGGTGGGGCCGACCGGTCCGGCCGACGCGGTCGAGCCGGCAGACGCGGTCGAGCCGGTCCTCGGCGCGGCCGATCTGCCTGACGCGTCGCCCGATGCCGCGCCGGGCGACGCCCGCCCCTAG